In a single window of the Limnochorda sp. L945t genome:
- the nosD gene encoding nitrous oxide reductase family maturation protein NosD — protein sequence MRRWATVACCVLAALAPGFERAGAAVLEVGSATTYPTISAALNAASNGDVIRVHPGVYRENVIIDKRVVLEGLPGAVVDGGPEGDVITIKANGVTVRGMTVVGGGHRLWRDESGIKVLGNDNVIERNTLRRVLFGIHVWGGHANVIRHNRIEGLAELIEHDRGDGIRLYNSNGNVVEHNHIITPRDGIYVEFASHNRIASNRIERGRIGLHYMFSDDNVFEENVFVGNGVASAIMYSKRLVVRRNVFAKSYGYGAYGLFLKDADGAMVEDNLVLANETGLSLDFAVRCTLRNNFVAANEIAARILASSQDNVFVANTFAANGEGVYLSPGNHRQRWDDGVGRGNYWSQYRGYDLDGNGVGDVPFDASEVFGHLVESYPELKLFFQSPAVAAVALAERAFPLLDRPQALDRYPVMRPRPVPRDLLDRLGASEAQQPVAWSATVSVAACVAGFGILRAGGRRRRGGRRG from the coding sequence GTGAGGCGCTGGGCTACCGTAGCGTGTTGCGTCCTGGCGGCGCTCGCCCCGGGCTTCGAGCGCGCCGGCGCCGCCGTGCTGGAGGTCGGCAGCGCCACGACCTACCCCACCATCTCTGCTGCCTTGAACGCCGCGTCCAACGGGGACGTCATCCGAGTCCACCCCGGCGTTTACCGGGAGAACGTGATCATCGACAAGCGCGTGGTGCTGGAGGGGCTCCCCGGGGCCGTGGTGGACGGCGGCCCCGAAGGCGACGTGATCACGATCAAAGCAAACGGCGTCACGGTACGGGGTATGACCGTCGTGGGAGGCGGGCACCGCCTTTGGCGGGACGAATCGGGCATCAAGGTGCTGGGCAACGACAACGTGATCGAGCGAAACACGCTGCGTCGCGTGCTCTTCGGAATTCACGTGTGGGGCGGTCATGCCAACGTCATCCGGCACAACCGCATCGAAGGCCTGGCCGAACTGATCGAGCACGACCGAGGTGACGGCATCCGCCTCTACAACTCCAACGGCAACGTCGTCGAACACAACCACATCATCACGCCGCGCGACGGGATCTACGTCGAGTTCGCCTCCCATAACCGGATTGCGTCCAACCGCATCGAGAGAGGCCGCATTGGGTTGCACTACATGTTCTCCGACGACAACGTCTTCGAAGAGAACGTCTTCGTCGGCAACGGCGTGGCCTCGGCCATCATGTACTCCAAGCGGCTCGTGGTGCGGCGCAACGTCTTCGCCAAGAGCTACGGTTACGGGGCTTACGGGCTCTTCTTGAAAGACGCCGACGGGGCCATGGTCGAAGATAACCTGGTGCTCGCCAACGAGACCGGCCTCTCCCTCGACTTCGCGGTCCGGTGCACGCTGCGCAACAACTTCGTGGCGGCCAACGAGATAGCCGCGCGCATCCTGGCGAGTTCTCAGGACAACGTTTTCGTCGCGAATACCTTCGCGGCCAACGGGGAAGGCGTCTACCTCAGCCCCGGCAACCACCGGCAGCGATGGGACGACGGCGTCGGCCGGGGCAACTACTGGAGCCAGTACCGCGGGTACGACCTCGACGGCAACGGGGTGGGCGACGTCCCGTTCGACGCCAGCGAGGTCTTCGGCCACCTGGTCGAGAGCTACCCCGAGCTCAAGCTGTTTTTCCAGAGCCCGGCGGTGGCGGCGGTGGCCCTGGCCGAGCGCGCCTTTCCTCTGCTCGACCGGCCTCAGGCGCTCGACCGCTACCCGGTGATGCGGCCTCGCCCGGTGCCCCGGGACCTCCTGGATCGCCTGGGTGCCTCTGAAGCGCAGCAACCCGTGGCGTGGAGTGCGACCGTCTCCGTGGCAGCGTGTGTGGCCGGCTTCGGGATCCTTCGGGCGGGAGGACGCAGGCGGAGAGGGGGACGACGGGGATGA
- a CDS encoding ABC transporter ATP-binding protein gives MNTSHEDVPLLHVEGASKRYGEVVALDHVSLTVGPGEIVALVGPNGAGKSTLLKVLAGLTWPSEGRAWVLGHPAGSLPAKQQLGFLPQRVFLGETMELWEVLEFFATLRLPGLRDVSGVITAALEAVGLAGLETRLVRELSGGMLQRLALAQVLLGEPRVLLLDEPALNLDVEGRQRLRDILAQVRQRGGCALVSSHLLEDAMHSADRIVILESGRVVADESAHAVAGRLESRLHVTVDDVAGARGYLERLGIRVGTNSGGQLVLSCTADRALELLSELHRAGYAPREFRTGRTSLEELLTAYMGRVQPAASPQAGEVPTNGKAR, from the coding sequence ATGAACACGTCCCATGAGGACGTTCCCCTGCTCCACGTGGAGGGGGCGTCCAAGCGTTACGGCGAGGTCGTGGCGCTCGACCACGTGTCCCTCACGGTGGGGCCCGGCGAGATCGTGGCCCTGGTGGGACCCAACGGCGCCGGCAAGAGCACCCTGCTCAAGGTGCTGGCCGGTCTGACCTGGCCATCCGAAGGGAGAGCCTGGGTGCTGGGGCACCCCGCCGGGTCGCTGCCGGCCAAGCAACAACTCGGCTTCCTGCCTCAACGGGTCTTCCTCGGTGAGACCATGGAGCTTTGGGAAGTCCTGGAGTTTTTCGCCACGCTCCGGTTGCCGGGCCTGCGGGACGTGTCCGGCGTGATCACCGCCGCTTTGGAGGCCGTGGGGTTGGCGGGCCTGGAGACTCGCCTGGTGCGGGAGCTGTCCGGGGGTATGCTCCAGCGCCTCGCGCTGGCGCAGGTGCTGCTCGGCGAGCCGAGGGTGCTGCTGCTCGACGAGCCCGCCCTCAACCTCGACGTGGAAGGCCGCCAGCGCCTGCGCGACATCCTGGCCCAGGTACGGCAGCGGGGCGGGTGCGCACTGGTCTCGAGCCACCTGCTCGAGGATGCCATGCACAGCGCGGACCGCATCGTCATCCTGGAGTCGGGACGGGTCGTGGCGGACGAGTCGGCGCACGCCGTGGCCGGGCGCCTCGAGAGCCGTCTCCACGTGACCGTCGACGATGTCGCGGGAGCCCGGGGATACCTGGAGCGGCTCGGGATACGGGTCGGCACCAACTCGGGCGGGCAGCTGGTGCTGTCCTGCACGGCGGATCGGGCCCTGGAGCTCTTGAGCGAACTCCACCGCGCCGGGTACGCCCCGCGCGAATTCCGGACCGGCCGGACGAGCCTCGAAGAACTCCTCACTGCCTACATGGGCCGGGTCCAGCCGGCCGCATCCCCCCAGGCCGGCGAGGTACCGACCAACGGAAAGGCGAGGTGA
- a CDS encoding 4Fe-4S binding protein, translating into MNTSAMGPAGTSEAAAVTARPLPRGVFKRDLLRRWPRLSRLLHQRWFQFALMWPGLLAFVVIIASGLFGIPIGAKNFAVVFVWIVWWALLIMLLVPFGARVWCTACPIPSLGEWLARRRFIGHHDGAPRGLNRRWPRRLRNLWLANFGFLSIALFSAIVTTSPVVTGALLLGLFVLAIVMHPVYERRAFCRYLCPVGGFLGLYSMVAPVELRRRSAETCLACKFKSCFRGSTAESLAVGGQGGYPCPMSEFPGAPMERNNYCILCTECIKACPYDNITINARPFGLDLYVQKGRKIDEAYKAFIMLGSALAYSLVMLGPHGFLKDWASLRQPEGFVVYAAGFLLTTLVAGPLLHLVATVLGRWIAGRLGHRIPLKELFVDASYALVPFGLMAWIAFSLSFVLPNLSYAVPTISDPFGWGWNLLGTASYPWTPYVPGWVPFLQLPVLLVGLGWGVLSGFRILRSDFQGDTRAAALASVPLAVYLTGLAELFLWLYLG; encoded by the coding sequence TTGAACACAAGCGCCATGGGACCTGCCGGAACGTCCGAAGCCGCTGCCGTCACAGCCCGCCCGCTGCCGCGCGGCGTGTTCAAACGGGATCTCCTCCGGCGCTGGCCGCGCCTGTCGCGGCTGTTGCATCAGCGCTGGTTCCAGTTCGCCTTGATGTGGCCCGGGCTACTGGCCTTCGTCGTCATCATCGCGAGCGGGCTTTTCGGTATCCCCATCGGCGCGAAAAACTTCGCCGTCGTCTTCGTCTGGATCGTCTGGTGGGCCCTGCTCATCATGCTGCTCGTCCCCTTCGGGGCCCGGGTCTGGTGCACCGCCTGCCCCATCCCCTCCCTGGGCGAGTGGTTGGCTCGCCGCCGGTTCATCGGCCATCACGACGGCGCTCCCCGGGGCCTCAACCGGCGCTGGCCGAGGCGGCTGCGCAATCTGTGGCTCGCCAACTTCGGGTTCCTTTCCATCGCGCTCTTCAGTGCTATCGTGACCACCAGCCCGGTGGTGACCGGCGCCCTGCTCCTGGGGCTGTTCGTGCTCGCCATCGTCATGCACCCGGTTTACGAGCGGCGCGCCTTTTGTCGCTACCTCTGTCCCGTGGGGGGCTTCCTCGGCCTCTACTCCATGGTTGCGCCCGTGGAGCTCCGGCGGCGCAGCGCAGAGACCTGCCTGGCATGCAAGTTCAAGTCGTGCTTCCGTGGCAGCACCGCCGAGAGTCTCGCAGTGGGCGGGCAGGGCGGATACCCGTGTCCCATGTCGGAGTTCCCGGGCGCCCCCATGGAGCGCAACAACTACTGCATCCTTTGCACCGAGTGCATCAAGGCCTGCCCGTACGACAACATCACCATCAACGCTCGCCCCTTCGGTCTCGACCTGTACGTCCAGAAGGGGCGCAAGATCGACGAGGCCTACAAGGCGTTCATCATGCTGGGCAGCGCTCTCGCTTACTCGCTCGTGATGCTCGGGCCCCACGGGTTCTTGAAGGATTGGGCCAGCCTCAGGCAACCGGAAGGGTTCGTCGTGTACGCCGCCGGGTTCTTGTTGACCACGCTCGTGGCCGGTCCCCTGCTCCACCTGGTAGCCACGGTGCTGGGCCGCTGGATTGCGGGGCGCTTGGGGCATCGCATCCCGCTCAAGGAGCTCTTCGTCGACGCTTCGTACGCGCTGGTGCCCTTCGGGCTGATGGCCTGGATCGCCTTCAGCCTCTCTTTCGTGTTGCCCAACCTCTCCTACGCGGTCCCCACCATCTCGGACCCCTTCGGTTGGGGTTGGAACCTGCTCGGCACCGCATCCTATCCCTGGACGCCCTATGTGCCGGGCTGGGTGCCCTTCCTGCAGTTGCCCGTGCTGCTCGTGGGGCTCGGATGGGGCGTGCTGAGCGGCTTTCGCATCTTACGATCCGACTTCCAGGGCGACACCCGGGCCGCGGCCCTGGCGTCCGTGCCGTTGGCCGTGTACCTGACGGGATTGGCGGAGCTTTTCCTTTGGCTGTACCTCGGCTGA
- a CDS encoding cupredoxin domain-containing protein → MKSSLTRTAGRKRPAPRRAKLIGITAIIAAIMAVSWLFPSFAGSAGGQEREFVITARQFAFDPPRIYVNLGDRVTLRVRSLDITHGLYLDAYGINIRVPPMEEGVVSFVADRPGKLRYRCSVICGPLHPFMVGEIVVQPNRLFHTGGVLAAIVGLGAVAYAWWRKGG, encoded by the coding sequence GTGAAGTCGAGCCTCACCCGGACCGCGGGCCGGAAGCGTCCCGCCCCCAGGCGGGCAAAGCTAATCGGGATCACGGCCATCATCGCGGCGATCATGGCCGTCAGTTGGCTGTTTCCCTCTTTCGCCGGCTCCGCGGGAGGACAGGAGCGGGAGTTCGTCATCACCGCCCGGCAGTTCGCGTTCGATCCTCCTCGCATCTACGTCAACCTCGGGGACCGGGTCACGTTGAGGGTGCGCTCGCTCGACATCACCCACGGCCTCTACCTCGACGCCTACGGGATCAACATCCGAGTGCCGCCGATGGAGGAAGGCGTCGTCTCTTTCGTGGCCGATCGCCCGGGTAAGCTGCGCTACCGGTGTTCCGTCATCTGCGGGCCCTTGCACCCGTTCATGGTGGGAGAGATCGTCGTTCAACCCAACCGGCTCTTCCACACGGGCGGTGTGCTGGCCGCCATCGTCGGCCTCGGGGCAGTTGCTTACGCCTGGTGGAGAAAGGGCGGTTGA
- a CDS encoding cupredoxin domain-containing protein: MGRLATRGDGRKSARQEVMAGILVFLAVVGAPLAIFGYERAVRPALAAPNEFHIVIRIFEDGGFQPSYLEVRRGDRVRIKLTSYDVTHSFQLLDFGIDTGPIFPGTSRVVEFVADRAGTFPFQCNVRCSALHRNMVGQLVVKP; this comes from the coding sequence GTGGGACGGTTGGCAACTCGCGGAGACGGCAGGAAAAGCGCTCGTCAGGAGGTGATGGCCGGCATCCTGGTCTTCCTGGCCGTCGTCGGCGCGCCCCTCGCCATCTTCGGGTACGAAAGGGCGGTGCGACCGGCGCTCGCGGCGCCCAACGAGTTCCACATCGTCATCCGCATCTTCGAGGATGGCGGATTCCAGCCGTCCTACCTCGAGGTGCGCAGGGGAGATCGGGTACGGATCAAGCTTACCAGCTACGACGTAACGCACAGCTTCCAGCTCCTCGACTTCGGTATCGACACGGGCCCCATCTTCCCAGGGACCTCGCGGGTCGTGGAGTTCGTCGCCGATCGCGCAGGGACGTTCCCGTTCCAGTGCAACGTGCGCTGCAGTGCGCTACACCGCAACATGGTGGGCCAGCTCGTCGTCAAACCGTGA
- the nosZ gene encoding Sec-dependent nitrous-oxide reductase: MRRSHLKHVVWGLAALVLVTLLSGFSLFGGKETPGGDASKALVPPGKLDEYYLFASGGHSGQVFVYGVPSMRRIRTIPVFTPDPAWGYGYDEETKAMLGGLTWGDVHHPALSETNGEYDGRWLFVNDNANNRVARINLKTFYTEQILGPVPNIMGPHSATFVTPNTEYLFMGSRFATPVPAGTYVPIQEFKSKYYGVLAGVKIDPKSGHMELAWELLLPPWSFDLGDAGKKVSDGWYFLTTYNTEEAYETLEVGASARDRDFIVMVNWKEAEKAAAAGKFQTIAGAKVIDPVKVPGIVYLMPVAKSPHGVDVAPDGRHIAAAGKLQPTVTVYDFEKIKSAIEAKKFAGEERGLPILDYEAVRVAEVPVGLGPLHTQFDDKGYAYTSLFIDSAIVKWKIGEWKVIDKVDVHYNVGHLCAAEGDTTSPDGKWLVSLNKMAKDRFLPVGPSHPENLQLIDISGDKMKLVYESPVDPEPHYAQMIKADKIKPEVVFYKDVKRPNSVWDPKDARVVRKGNRVDAYIVAIRSRFIPDRVEVNEGDDVYFHLTNNDMDQDITHGFGIPLYNVDMQVEPGETKTLHVKATKPGVYPFYCTNFCSALHQEMQGWFLVKPKK; this comes from the coding sequence ATGCGTCGAAGTCATCTGAAGCACGTAGTCTGGGGCCTGGCGGCGCTCGTGCTCGTCACCCTCCTGTCCGGCTTCTCCTTGTTCGGCGGCAAGGAGACCCCCGGCGGGGATGCGAGCAAGGCGCTCGTCCCACCGGGCAAGCTGGACGAGTACTATCTCTTCGCTTCGGGCGGGCACTCGGGGCAGGTATTCGTCTACGGGGTGCCGTCCATGCGGCGGATTCGCACGATCCCCGTCTTCACGCCCGACCCCGCCTGGGGGTACGGCTACGACGAAGAGACCAAGGCGATGCTGGGAGGGCTCACCTGGGGAGACGTTCACCACCCGGCGCTGTCGGAGACCAACGGCGAGTATGACGGGCGGTGGCTGTTCGTCAACGACAACGCCAACAACCGGGTGGCCCGGATCAACCTCAAGACGTTTTACACCGAACAGATCCTCGGGCCCGTTCCCAACATCATGGGCCCCCACTCCGCCACCTTCGTGACGCCCAACACGGAGTACCTGTTCATGGGGTCCCGGTTTGCCACGCCCGTTCCCGCGGGCACCTACGTTCCCATCCAGGAGTTCAAGAGCAAGTACTACGGCGTGCTCGCGGGCGTGAAGATCGATCCCAAGTCGGGCCACATGGAACTCGCCTGGGAGCTCTTGCTGCCTCCGTGGTCCTTCGATCTCGGCGACGCCGGTAAGAAGGTCAGCGACGGCTGGTACTTCCTCACGACGTACAACACCGAGGAAGCGTACGAGACCCTGGAGGTCGGCGCCTCCGCTCGGGACCGGGACTTCATCGTGATGGTCAACTGGAAAGAGGCGGAGAAGGCGGCTGCTGCCGGCAAGTTCCAGACCATCGCCGGCGCGAAGGTGATCGACCCGGTCAAGGTGCCGGGTATCGTCTACCTCATGCCCGTGGCCAAGAGCCCTCACGGCGTGGACGTCGCGCCGGACGGCCGGCACATTGCGGCGGCAGGCAAGCTCCAACCGACCGTCACCGTCTATGACTTCGAGAAGATCAAGTCGGCCATCGAGGCGAAGAAGTTCGCCGGCGAAGAGCGCGGGCTTCCCATCCTGGACTATGAGGCGGTGCGGGTCGCCGAAGTGCCCGTGGGGCTCGGGCCGCTCCACACCCAGTTCGACGACAAGGGGTACGCCTACACCAGCCTCTTCATCGACTCCGCCATCGTCAAGTGGAAGATCGGCGAGTGGAAAGTCATCGACAAAGTGGACGTCCACTACAACGTCGGCCACCTGTGCGCCGCCGAGGGTGACACCACCTCCCCGGACGGCAAGTGGCTGGTGAGCCTCAACAAGATGGCCAAGGACCGCTTCCTGCCGGTCGGCCCCAGCCACCCCGAGAACCTGCAGCTCATCGATATCTCGGGAGACAAGATGAAGCTCGTCTACGAATCGCCCGTGGATCCGGAGCCGCACTACGCCCAGATGATCAAGGCAGACAAGATCAAGCCCGAGGTGGTCTTCTACAAGGACGTGAAGCGCCCCAACTCCGTCTGGGATCCGAAGGATGCCAGGGTCGTCCGCAAGGGCAACCGCGTGGACGCGTACATCGTCGCGATTCGCAGCCGGTTCATCCCGGACCGGGTCGAAGTCAACGAGGGCGACGACGTCTACTTCCACCTGACCAACAACGACATGGACCAGGACATCACCCACGGCTTCGGCATCCCGCTCTACAACGTGGACATGCAGGTCGAGCCGGGCGAAACCAAGACGCTTCACGTGAAGGCTACCAAACCCGGAGTGTACCCGTTCTACTGCACCAACTTCTGCTCCGCGTTGCACCAGGAGATGCAGGGGTGGTTCTTGGTCAAACCCAAGAAGTGA